From a region of the Caldicellulosiruptoraceae bacterium PP1 genome:
- the trpA gene encoding tryptophan synthase subunit alpha, producing the protein MNLIDKTFMKLKNQGNKAFIGYMTCGYPTYEQSYDIFNIMNKYCDIIEVGFPFSDPTADGEIIQEASSKALKNGITIKKTLELISKIKNEKPIILMLYANNILRHRIDNFFKMCSDFGVDACIIPDVPYEEKKVFEEVSEKYNIYIISLVSISSIDRAIKIAKDSKGFIYAVSKKGTTGFKTDIDNKIYDLLKKLKSETDTPICTGFGISDEKHIKELNKFSDGVIVGSALIKKLDEGLINFENYLSIMSKACKTLI; encoded by the coding sequence TTGAATCTTATTGATAAAACATTTATGAAACTAAAAAATCAAGGGAATAAGGCTTTTATTGGATATATGACTTGTGGTTATCCTACGTATGAACAATCATATGATATTTTTAATATTATGAATAAATACTGTGATATTATTGAAGTAGGCTTTCCATTTTCAGATCCTACTGCAGATGGTGAAATAATTCAGGAAGCATCAAGTAAAGCTTTAAAAAATGGAATTACTATAAAAAAAACACTTGAATTGATATCAAAAATAAAAAATGAAAAGCCAATTATTCTAATGCTTTATGCCAATAATATATTAAGACACCGAATAGACAATTTTTTTAAAATGTGTAGTGATTTTGGTGTAGATGCTTGTATAATTCCTGATGTTCCATATGAAGAAAAGAAAGTATTTGAAGAAGTTTCAGAAAAATATAATATTTATATTATAAGCTTAGTCTCAATTAGTTCCATAGATAGAGCAATAAAAATAGCTAAAGATTCAAAAGGATTTATATATGCTGTTTCAAAAAAAGGAACAACAGGCTTTAAAACTGATATTGATAATAAAATTTATGATTTATTAAAGAAATTAAAAAGTGAAACTGACACTCCCATTTGTACTGGATTCGGTATAAGTGATGAAAAACATATAAAAGAATTAAACAAGTTTTCTGATGGCGTTATCGTAGGAAGTGCATTAATTAAGAAGCTTGATGAAGGATTAATAAATTTTGAAAATTATCTATCTATAATGAGTAAAGCCTGTAAAACACTTATTTAA
- the argF gene encoding ornithine carbamoyltransferase, with protein MKHFLHLNDLTKEDVIYLVDSSYRLKKELKKGIYNLYLKNKCLGLLFTKSSTRTRVSFEIGIYQLGGYSLYLSKNDLQLGRGEIISDTAKVLSRYIDLMVIRTYNQSEVEEFAKYSSIPIINGLTDDYHPTQIIADLLTIYENKNRLSDLKISYVGDGNNVAATLGIACSKLGIDFSIATPNEYSLNSNIIDLIKDEAKKSGSNILITDNPVEAVNNADVVYTDTWISMGQEDQKAEKLKAFKGFQVNSDLMSKAKEDAIFLHCLPAYRGYEVSDEVIDGNKSVVFDEAENRLHAHKAIMIYCVYENSI; from the coding sequence ATGAAACATTTTCTACATCTAAATGATTTAACAAAAGAAGATGTTATTTATCTTGTTGATTCATCATATAGATTAAAAAAGGAGCTTAAAAAAGGTATATACAATTTATATTTAAAAAACAAATGTCTTGGCCTTCTTTTTACAAAATCTTCAACTAGAACAAGGGTTTCCTTTGAGATAGGAATTTATCAACTTGGAGGTTATTCTCTTTATCTTAGTAAAAACGACCTCCAACTTGGTAGAGGAGAGATTATCTCTGACACTGCTAAGGTTCTATCAAGATATATCGATTTAATGGTAATTAGAACTTATAATCAATCAGAAGTAGAAGAATTTGCAAAATATTCTTCAATCCCAATTATCAATGGTTTAACTGATGATTACCATCCAACACAAATAATTGCTGATTTATTAACAATATATGAAAATAAAAATAGACTTTCTGATTTAAAAATATCATACGTAGGCGATGGTAATAATGTTGCTGCAACACTTGGTATTGCTTGCAGTAAACTTGGTATTGATTTTAGTATTGCAACACCAAATGAATATAGTTTGAATAGCAACATTATTGATTTAATAAAAGATGAAGCAAAGAAAAGTGGCTCAAATATATTGATAACTGATAATCCAGTAGAAGCAGTGAATAATGCTGATGTAGTATATACAGATACGTGGATCTCGATGGGACAAGAAGACCAAAAAGCTGAAAAACTAAAAGCTTTCAAAGGCTTCCAAGTAAATAGTGATCTTATGTCAAAAGCAAAAGAAGATGCAATTTTCTTGCACTGCTTACCTGCATACAGAGGATATGAAGTTTCAGATGAAGTCATTGATGGTAATAAATCAGTGGTATTTGATGAAGCAGAAAATAGATTACATGCACATAAAGCTATAATGATTTATTGTGTATATGAAAATTCAATATAA
- the carB gene encoding carbamoyl-phosphate synthase (glutamine-hydrolyzing) large subunit, which translates to MPKRKDINKVLIVGSGPIIIGQAAEFDYSGTQACRSLKEEGIEVVLVNSNPATIMTDIEIADRIYIEPITLEFIEQVIKKERPDGLISGLGGQTALNMAFELSESGILDKYGVKLLGSNLETIKKAEDRELFKKTMEEIGEPVPKSLIVHDVESAIKFANEITGYPVIVRPAYTLGGTGGGIAYSEEELRYIVSKGLKLSLIHQVLIEQSVLGWKEIEYEVMRDSNDNCIIVCNMENIDPVGVHTGDSIVVAPSQTLSDKEYQMLRRASINIIRGLKIEGGCNVQFALNPSSMEYVVIEVNPRVSRSSALASKATGYPIARIAAKIAVGLTLDEIINPITQNTFSSFEPSIDYVVVKVPRWPFDKFENADRKLGTQMKSTGEVMAIGRTFEEAFLKAIDSLDVKINYQLGLKKFEEMDNKELIEYIKIPNDERIFAVCEALTRGFSCTEIYDYSKIDLFFLNKLKNITWLSKKLKKYDIDSLPYELLEQAKKMGFGDSYIANLLKEDVDEVIQIREKCKLKPSFKMVDTCAAEFEAKTPYYYSTYDTHNDFISTNNKKVIVIGSGPIRIGQGIEFDYCCVQSVFALKEAGVEAIIINNNPETVSTDFDTSDKLYFEPLTKECVLDIIKNEKPEGVIVQFGGQTSINMASFLAKNNVKILGTSIESIDIAEDREKFLNLLKELNILFPQGGSAYSQEEALKVANKIGYPVLVRPSYVLGGRAMQIVYNDEQLKDYIKAAIEISIKHPILIDKYIVGKEAEVDGISDGTDVLIPGIMEHIDKAGVHSGDSMAVYPTYSLSQKVKEKIVEYTIKLARRLNIVGLFNIQFVIDKDDNVYVIEVNPRASRTVPILSKVTGVPMVNIATKLILGSWLKELGYKTGLVKEPDYFTVKAPVFSFSKLTKVDAYLGPEMKSTGEVLGIGSTLSSALYKAFISSNHKFKKEGCALIIGPKTERDFLLQSVRKLYEMNYNIYTLNEMKDLFRSNLNINFIDFEEAKKMLKDDKFSFIINIPSTEQPIDQYGYNIRRISVEFGITTLTSTDSAIAYLDVLINLNEINNEIFCLNDIIKKCRERIDCYETFSTSK; encoded by the coding sequence ATGCCAAAGAGAAAAGATATTAACAAGGTTTTGATAGTTGGTTCTGGGCCAATTATTATAGGTCAGGCTGCAGAATTTGATTATTCTGGAACACAGGCATGCAGATCATTAAAAGAAGAAGGTATTGAGGTAGTTTTAGTTAATAGTAATCCAGCCACAATTATGACTGATATTGAAATTGCGGATAGAATATATATAGAACCAATAACTTTAGAATTTATTGAACAGGTTATCAAAAAGGAAAGGCCAGATGGTTTAATATCTGGCTTAGGTGGGCAGACAGCATTAAATATGGCATTTGAGTTATCAGAGTCAGGTATTCTTGATAAGTATGGTGTTAAATTACTCGGATCAAACTTAGAAACTATTAAAAAAGCTGAGGATAGAGAATTATTTAAAAAAACAATGGAGGAAATTGGCGAACCTGTCCCGAAAAGCCTTATTGTTCATGATGTTGAATCTGCTATAAAATTTGCTAATGAAATAACAGGTTATCCTGTAATAGTTCGCCCAGCATATACTCTTGGTGGAACTGGAGGTGGTATTGCTTATTCAGAAGAAGAATTAAGATATATTGTAAGTAAAGGACTTAAATTAAGTTTAATACATCAAGTACTAATTGAGCAAAGCGTTCTTGGTTGGAAGGAAATTGAGTATGAGGTTATGCGTGACTCCAACGACAATTGCATTATCGTATGTAATATGGAAAATATTGATCCTGTTGGTGTCCATACTGGTGACAGTATTGTTGTTGCTCCTTCACAAACATTATCAGATAAAGAGTATCAAATGCTAAGACGTGCTTCTATAAATATAATAAGGGGGCTTAAAATTGAAGGCGGTTGTAATGTCCAGTTTGCACTGAATCCAAGCAGTATGGAGTATGTTGTAATAGAAGTAAACCCAAGGGTAAGTCGCTCATCAGCATTAGCTTCAAAAGCAACAGGGTATCCTATTGCTAGAATTGCTGCAAAAATTGCAGTTGGGCTTACATTAGATGAAATTATTAATCCAATTACTCAAAATACCTTCTCAAGTTTTGAACCTTCAATAGACTATGTTGTTGTAAAGGTTCCAAGATGGCCATTTGATAAGTTTGAAAATGCTGATAGAAAACTTGGAACACAGATGAAATCTACTGGAGAGGTTATGGCAATCGGTAGAACATTTGAGGAAGCATTTTTAAAAGCTATAGATTCACTTGACGTAAAAATAAATTATCAATTAGGCCTTAAAAAGTTTGAAGAAATGGATAACAAAGAGCTTATAGAATATATTAAAATCCCTAACGATGAAAGAATATTTGCAGTTTGCGAAGCTTTAACACGAGGTTTCTCATGTACAGAAATTTATGATTATTCAAAAATTGACTTATTTTTTCTAAATAAATTAAAAAATATTACATGGCTTTCAAAGAAATTAAAAAAATATGATATTGATTCTCTTCCATACGAATTACTTGAACAGGCAAAAAAGATGGGTTTTGGAGATTCTTATATTGCTAACTTATTAAAAGAAGATGTTGATGAAGTTATTCAGATTAGAGAAAAATGTAAACTAAAGCCATCATTTAAGATGGTTGATACTTGTGCTGCAGAATTTGAAGCAAAAACTCCATATTACTATTCTACTTATGATACCCATAATGATTTTATTTCTACTAATAATAAAAAAGTTATTGTAATTGGTTCTGGACCCATTAGAATTGGCCAAGGTATTGAATTTGACTATTGCTGTGTTCAGTCAGTTTTTGCACTTAAAGAAGCAGGAGTTGAAGCAATAATTATAAATAATAATCCAGAAACTGTTTCAACAGATTTTGATACATCTGATAAACTTTATTTTGAACCACTTACTAAAGAATGCGTCTTAGATATCATTAAAAACGAAAAGCCTGAAGGAGTAATTGTTCAGTTTGGTGGACAAACCTCAATTAATATGGCAAGCTTTCTTGCAAAAAATAATGTAAAAATACTTGGAACATCAATAGAAAGTATTGATATCGCTGAAGATAGAGAAAAATTTCTGAACCTTTTAAAAGAACTAAATATTTTGTTTCCACAGGGTGGCAGTGCATATTCTCAAGAAGAAGCTTTAAAAGTAGCAAATAAGATAGGATATCCAGTATTAGTTAGACCCTCTTATGTACTAGGTGGAAGAGCAATGCAGATTGTTTATAATGATGAACAACTAAAAGACTATATCAAAGCTGCCATAGAAATATCCATCAAGCATCCTATCTTAATTGATAAATATATTGTTGGAAAAGAGGCTGAAGTTGATGGTATATCTGATGGAACTGATGTATTGATCCCAGGTATTATGGAACATATCGATAAAGCTGGTGTCCATTCTGGCGATAGTATGGCTGTTTATCCAACATATTCATTATCACAAAAAGTAAAAGAAAAAATTGTTGAATATACTATAAAATTGGCAAGAAGACTCAATATTGTAGGGTTATTTAATATACAATTTGTTATTGATAAAGATGATAATGTATATGTAATTGAAGTAAATCCAAGAGCAAGTAGAACTGTTCCTATACTTTCAAAGGTTACAGGAGTTCCAATGGTTAATATTGCTACCAAATTAATATTAGGTTCATGGTTAAAAGAACTTGGTTATAAGACAGGACTTGTTAAAGAACCTGATTATTTTACTGTTAAAGCTCCAGTATTTTCATTTTCAAAGTTAACAAAGGTTGATGCATATTTAGGACCAGAAATGAAATCAACCGGTGAAGTTTTAGGAATTGGTAGCACATTAAGTTCAGCTTTATATAAGGCCTTTATCTCTTCTAATCATAAATTTAAGAAAGAAGGTTGTGCATTAATAATTGGCCCGAAGACTGAAAGAGATTTTCTTCTCCAGTCAGTAAGAAAGCTTTATGAAATGAATTATAACATCTATACTTTAAATGAAATGAAAGATTTATTTAGATCCAATTTAAATATTAATTTTATTGATTTTGAAGAAGCTAAAAAGATGTTAAAGGATGATAAATTCTCATTTATTATTAATATTCCTTCAACTGAACAACCTATTGATCAATATGGATATAATATAAGAAGGATATCTGTTGAATTTGGAATAACTACATTAACATCCACTGATTCAGCTATTGCTTATTTAGATGTCCTAATAAATTTAAATGAAATAAATAATGAGATATTTTGCCTTAATGATATTATTAAAAAGTGTAGAGAAAGGATAGATTGTTATGAAACATTTTCTACATCTAAATGA
- the carA gene encoding glutamine-hydrolyzing carbamoyl-phosphate synthase small subunit, with translation MNKAILVFEDGLTYEGISLGAQGETIGEVVFNTCMTGYQEVLTDPSYNGQIVTMTYPLIGNYGINQDDVESYKPHVEGFIVHEACKEPSNFRCQKTLHQYLAENDIIAIEGVDTRSITEHIRNNGSMLAIISTIDDNIPSLLDKIQRYKRNKRFLVDEVSTKEIYHIEGPGKKIAVLDFGIKQNILRELKERNFDIYVFPYNTNIKKILEYNPEGFVFSNGPGDPTDLEQIFDNLKYLISLKKPILGICLGHQLLGLCLGLKTYKLKFGHHGGNHPVKDLQTGKVYITSQNHNFAIENVEYESIKVTHINVNDKTVEGFMHKDYPILSVQYHPEASPGPHDSKYIFDQYLNIMNGV, from the coding sequence ATGAATAAAGCAATTCTTGTTTTTGAAGATGGATTAACTTATGAAGGAATATCGCTTGGTGCTCAAGGTGAAACAATTGGCGAGGTTGTTTTCAATACATGTATGACAGGATATCAAGAGGTTTTAACAGATCCATCATATAATGGACAGATAGTAACAATGACTTATCCTCTAATTGGTAATTATGGTATTAATCAAGATGATGTTGAATCATACAAACCTCATGTTGAAGGATTTATTGTTCATGAAGCATGTAAAGAGCCATCTAATTTCAGGTGTCAAAAAACCCTTCATCAATATCTTGCAGAAAATGATATTATTGCAATTGAAGGTGTTGATACAAGATCTATAACAGAACATATAAGAAACAACGGTTCAATGTTAGCAATTATCTCTACAATAGATGATAATATCCCAAGTCTGTTAGATAAAATTCAAAGATACAAAAGAAATAAAAGGTTTTTGGTTGATGAGGTATCTACCAAGGAGATTTATCATATTGAAGGACCTGGTAAAAAGATCGCTGTACTAGATTTTGGAATAAAACAAAATATTTTGCGAGAATTAAAAGAAAGAAATTTTGATATATATGTTTTCCCATACAATACAAATATTAAAAAGATTTTAGAGTATAACCCAGAGGGTTTTGTATTTTCAAATGGGCCTGGAGATCCAACCGATTTAGAACAGATTTTTGATAATCTAAAATATTTGATATCTTTAAAGAAGCCTATATTAGGTATTTGTTTAGGGCATCAATTGCTTGGATTGTGCTTAGGGCTTAAGACATATAAATTAAAATTTGGACATCATGGTGGAAATCATCCTGTAAAGGACCTTCAAACAGGTAAGGTATATATAACATCTCAAAACCATAACTTTGCAATAGAAAATGTCGAATATGAAAGCATAAAAGTAACTCATATAAACGTCAACGATAAAACAGTTGAAGGTTTTATGCATAAAGATTATCCAATATTGTCAGTTCAGTATCATCCAGAAGCAAGTCCAGGTCCACATGACTCAAAATACATCTTTGATCAGTATCTAAACATTATGAATGGAGTGTAA
- the asnB gene encoding asparagine synthase (glutamine-hydrolyzing), with translation MCGIAGIVSFDNNLLNQTDNIKSMTSVLTHRGPDQFGFYFSNQILLGHRRLIVIDPVGGKQPMKKVFNGKTYIIVYNGELYNTNELRHELLLLGHSFNSYSDTEVLLSSYIQWKEKCLEKINGIFSFAIWCEEDKTLFLARDHLGVKPLFYSYINNTFIFASEIKALLKSSFVSTKVDQKGVCELIGLGPARSPFSAIFKDINELPPAHYILYSNKKLTVKEYWSLPIYENKYPINELIEHIRILVSDAIKRQTVSDVGIVTFLSGGLDSSIISLITSKYINNLKTFSIDYKDNNLYFKENLLQPTMDTQYALTVSNSINSYHKIIEIEQDTLVHSLEEALYANDLPGMADIDSSLYLFCKEIKKEATVALSGECADEIFGGYPWYWRDDYKTAKLFPWARSLMFRKNLLSSYFDKELLHEYVEEKYKESITKAPIIHSESDEQKLHRRLFYLNIKWFMVTLLNRKDRMSMANSLEVRVPFADYRIVELLFNIPWKIKYYNNIEKGLLRKAFEGLLPNEIIYRRKSPYPKTYNPQYFRLIKNILIDIYNNPHPYFFNIINKDYLKSLLDNQNDTLNIPFFGQLMTLPQLFGYLIQINYWLTKYNIQLY, from the coding sequence ATGTGCGGTATAGCTGGCATAGTAAGTTTTGATAACAACTTATTAAATCAAACAGATAATATTAAATCAATGACTTCTGTCTTAACTCATCGTGGCCCTGATCAATTTGGCTTTTATTTTTCCAATCAAATATTGTTAGGCCATAGAAGACTAATTGTTATTGATCCAGTAGGTGGTAAGCAACCTATGAAGAAAGTTTTTAATGGCAAAACATACATTATTGTTTATAACGGTGAACTTTATAATACCAACGAATTAAGACATGAATTATTATTATTAGGTCATAGCTTTAATTCATATTCTGATACAGAAGTATTACTCTCTTCTTATATTCAATGGAAGGAAAAATGTTTAGAAAAAATAAATGGAATTTTTTCATTTGCTATTTGGTGTGAAGAAGACAAAACTCTTTTTTTAGCAAGAGACCATTTAGGCGTTAAGCCATTATTTTATTCCTATATTAATAATACATTTATCTTTGCATCAGAAATTAAAGCCTTGCTAAAAAGTTCATTTGTATCCACAAAGGTTGACCAAAAAGGTGTTTGTGAATTAATAGGCTTAGGACCTGCTCGTTCACCTTTTTCTGCTATTTTTAAAGATATAAATGAATTACCCCCTGCACATTATATACTATATTCAAATAAAAAATTAACTGTAAAAGAATATTGGAGTTTGCCTATATATGAAAATAAATATCCTATTAATGAACTTATTGAACATATAAGGATATTAGTATCTGATGCAATAAAAAGACAAACAGTATCAGATGTAGGAATAGTAACATTTCTTTCAGGTGGATTAGACTCAAGTATAATATCTTTAATTACATCAAAGTATATAAATAATTTAAAAACATTTTCTATTGATTATAAAGATAATAATTTATACTTTAAGGAAAATTTGCTACAACCAACAATGGATACCCAATATGCTTTAACTGTTTCAAATTCAATTAATAGCTATCACAAAATAATTGAAATAGAACAAGATACATTAGTTCATTCTCTAGAAGAAGCACTTTATGCAAATGACCTACCTGGAATGGCTGATATAGATTCATCATTATATCTTTTTTGTAAAGAAATAAAAAAAGAAGCTACAGTAGCTCTTTCTGGAGAATGTGCTGATGAAATTTTTGGTGGTTATCCTTGGTATTGGAGAGATGATTACAAAACTGCAAAGTTATTTCCATGGGCAAGATCATTAATGTTTAGAAAAAATCTATTATCATCTTACTTTGATAAAGAATTGTTGCATGAATATGTTGAAGAAAAATATAAAGAATCTATTACTAAAGCTCCAATTATCCATAGCGAAAGTGATGAACAAAAACTTCATAGAAGGCTCTTTTATCTTAATATTAAATGGTTTATGGTAACTTTATTAAATCGAAAAGATAGAATGTCAATGGCAAATAGCCTTGAGGTTAGAGTTCCATTTGCTGATTACAGAATAGTAGAACTATTATTTAATATTCCATGGAAAATCAAATACTATAATAATATTGAAAAGGGGCTTTTAAGAAAAGCTTTTGAAGGTTTACTTCCAAATGAAATAATATACAGGAGAAAAAGTCCTTATCCAAAAACTTATAATCCTCAATATTTTAGATTAATAAAAAATATATTAATAGATATTTATAATAATCCACATCCTTATTTTTTCAACATTATTAACAAAGATTATTTAAAAAGCCTTTTAGATAATCAAAATGATACTTTAAATATCCCATTTTTTGGTCAGTTAATGACTCTCCCTCAGTTGTTTGGTTATTTAATTCAAATAAATTATTGGCTTACAAAATACAACATTCAATTATATTAA